The following are from one region of the Halarcobacter sp. genome:
- the fdh3B gene encoding formate dehydrogenase FDH3 subunit beta → MSNVENARLKFYCDENRCISCDGCSVACAEAHELPAGINRRKVITLNEGIEGLEYSLSIACMHCTDAPCEQVCPVDCFYVRQDGIVLHDKEKCIGCAYCLYACPFGAPQFPQDGAFGTKGAMDKCTMCAGGPLETNSEHERELYGQNRISEGKVPVCSAMCSTKALLVGDATEVANIYRQRVLSAGHGPKTNPYGWSTAYGSKM, encoded by the coding sequence ATGAGTAATGTAGAAAATGCTAGATTAAAATTTTATTGTGATGAAAATAGATGTATCTCTTGCGATGGATGTTCAGTAGCTTGTGCTGAAGCACATGAACTTCCAGCAGGGATTAATAGAAGAAAAGTAATTACTTTGAATGAGGGAATCGAAGGATTAGAGTATTCATTGTCAATTGCTTGTATGCACTGTACTGATGCACCTTGTGAACAAGTATGTCCAGTTGATTGTTTCTATGTGAGACAAGATGGAATCGTACTTCATGACAAAGAAAAATGCATCGGTTGTGCTTATTGTTTATATGCTTGTCCTTTTGGAGCACCTCAATTTCCACAAGATGGAGCTTTTGGTACAAAAGGAGCTATGGACAAATGTACAATGTGTGCTGGTGGACCACTTGAAACAAATAGTGAACATGAAAGAGAATTATATGGTCAAAATAGAATCTCTGAAGGAAAAGTTCCTGTATGTTCAGCTATGTGTTCAACAAAAGCATTATTGGTAGGTGACGCAACAGAAGTAGCTAATATTTATAGACAAAGAGTATTATCTGCTGGTCACGGACCAAAAACGAATCCTTATGGATGGTCGACAGCATACGGTTCAAAAATGTAG
- a CDS encoding formate dehydrogenase subunit gamma, protein MKTKYIILALVTLSALAFGANADSAIWGKDLVPNILGYDQEGTLQLGKWFTVLQGKYFSIAFLAILFGVPGVFLLHYLVIGPKVFSHDRKKIKVFNLFHRLIHWIAGFSFLVLIPTGFVMIFGTTFGGGEFVRVCKELHAISTPFFAIAVIPMLLMWFKEMLPTTDDIKWMMIMGGYLSKVKKPIPAGKFNAGQKMWFWLCTFGGILMILTGAVMYFQDFKIDIIVQWGISQIDLLRGSAIVHNVMGMAVAALFFTHVYMSMFAIKGAIHSMINGYKEEEEVEILHSTYYKKLKEEKKI, encoded by the coding sequence ATGAAAACAAAATATATAATTCTTGCACTAGTAACATTATCAGCGTTAGCCTTTGGGGCTAATGCAGATAGTGCAATCTGGGGTAAAGATTTGGTACCAAATATTTTAGGATATGATCAAGAAGGAACTTTACAACTTGGTAAATGGTTTACTGTTTTACAAGGTAAATATTTTTCTATTGCATTCCTAGCTATTTTATTTGGTGTTCCAGGAGTTTTCTTATTACACTATTTAGTTATCGGGCCAAAAGTTTTCTCTCATGATAGAAAGAAAATTAAGGTGTTTAATCTATTTCACAGATTAATCCACTGGATAGCTGGATTCTCATTTTTAGTGTTGATACCAACTGGTTTTGTTATGATATTTGGTACAACATTTGGTGGTGGAGAATTTGTAAGAGTTTGTAAAGAATTACACGCTATTTCAACTCCATTTTTTGCTATTGCAGTTATTCCAATGCTATTAATGTGGTTCAAAGAGATGTTACCAACAACTGATGACATCAAATGGATGATGATAATGGGTGGATATTTAAGCAAAGTAAAAAAACCAATTCCTGCCGGAAAATTTAATGCAGGACAAAAAATGTGGTTTTGGTTATGTACATTCGGTGGGATTTTAATGATTTTAACTGGTGCAGTTATGTATTTCCAAGATTTCAAAATTGATATTATTGTTCAATGGGGAATCTCACAAATTGACTTATTAAGAGGAAGTGCAATTGTTCATAATGTTATGGGGATGGCTGTAGCAGCATTATTCTTTACACACGTTTATATGTCAATGTTTGCAATTAAAGGTGCAATTCATTCTATGATTAACGGGTATAAAGAGGAAGAAGAAGTTGAAATTCTTCATAGTACATATTATAAAAAATTAAAAGAAGAAAAGAAAATATAA
- the fdhD gene encoding formate dehydrogenase accessory sulfurtransferase FdhD, with the protein MQYLHIRRREKMDNRTYLKKIIIDKVNGEDINEVEDITIEEARLNVFLNGEKAISMMCIPIDQKAHAIGFLMSENVISSMDDVEEVNISDDGLRVDIKAAVDEDSLTNLYKEKTLVSGCGGGVTGNIAGQVEVPFNQTRFVVSPDTISTEVKKFYQESELYTLTGCVHKAMIYLEDGTTVTAEDIGRHNAIDKVVGKCKLNNLDTTKSVLFVSGRLSSEMVVKAVMHKVPIVVSRTAPTHLGVTTAHKHGLTLIGFARGKKMNIYTHSGRVIG; encoded by the coding sequence ATGCAATATTTACATATTAGAAGAAGAGAGAAAATGGATAATAGGACCTATTTAAAGAAGATTATAATAGATAAAGTAAATGGTGAAGACATCAATGAAGTGGAAGATATTACAATTGAAGAAGCAAGATTGAATGTTTTTCTAAATGGAGAGAAAGCAATCTCTATGATGTGTATACCTATTGACCAAAAGGCTCATGCAATTGGATTTTTGATGAGCGAAAATGTAATCTCTTCTATGGATGATGTAGAAGAAGTTAATATTAGTGATGATGGTTTAAGAGTTGATATTAAAGCAGCAGTTGATGAAGACTCTTTAACAAACCTATATAAAGAAAAAACATTAGTAAGTGGTTGTGGTGGTGGAGTGACTGGTAATATTGCAGGTCAAGTAGAAGTACCATTTAACCAAACTAGATTTGTGGTTAGTCCGGATACTATTAGTACGGAAGTTAAAAAATTTTATCAAGAGAGTGAACTTTATACTTTAACTGGTTGTGTTCACAAAGCAATGATATATTTAGAAGATGGAACAACAGTTACAGCAGAAGATATAGGTAGACACAATGCAATTGATAAAGTTGTTGGAAAATGTAAATTAAATAATCTTGATACTACAAAATCAGTTCTTTTTGTAAGTGGAAGACTTAGTTCTGAAATGGTAGTTAAAGCTGTGATGCATAAAGTACCTATTGTAGTTTCAAGAACAGCACCAACTCATTTAGGTGTAACAACAGCTCATAAGCATGGCCTTACATTAATAGGTTTTGCAAGGGGAAAAAAGATGAATATCTATACTCATTCAGGAAGAGTTATAGGATAA
- a CDS encoding ModE family transcriptional regulator: MGKMQKKIELDETQKELILTNLDNDGKLSCLKAFKVSRLIGLKPIDMSDACKSIGVKITNCELGVFGKIKFQDPETAIYSKIKQNFTQDKDVSCRTLWYIAQESSLRRVGNTVKNSDIEVTHCQLGCFRERKGKREIENKNLD, from the coding sequence ATGGGAAAAATGCAAAAGAAGATTGAATTAGATGAAACTCAAAAAGAGTTGATTTTAACTAATCTTGACAATGACGGAAAACTTTCTTGTTTAAAAGCTTTTAAAGTATCTAGACTTATTGGTTTAAAACCAATTGATATGTCAGATGCTTGTAAAAGTATTGGAGTAAAAATTACAAATTGTGAATTGGGTGTTTTTGGAAAGATAAAATTTCAAGATCCTGAAACAGCAATTTATAGTAAAATTAAACAAAACTTTACTCAAGACAAAGATGTTTCTTGCAGAACTCTTTGGTATATAGCCCAAGAGAGTAGTTTAAGAAGAGTAGGTAACACTGTTAAAAACAGTGATATTGAAGTAACACATTGTCAACTTGGATGTTTTAGAGAAAGAAAGGGGAAACGTGAAATCGAAAATAAAAATTTGGATTGA
- a CDS encoding LysR family transcriptional regulator produces MKSKIKIWIEDSEGNLIFGGGKAQILEFIDETGSISEASKKVGMNYKKAWTHIKILQEYIDDELVIVNKGRSSGGTVLTPKAKELVENFKKFRKEVREFSEQKFEELFKEKDEDIIQCVKDNENV; encoded by the coding sequence GTGAAATCGAAAATAAAAATTTGGATTGAAGACTCAGAAGGTAATCTTATCTTTGGTGGAGGAAAAGCACAGATTTTAGAGTTTATAGATGAAACAGGATCTATTTCAGAAGCATCAAAAAAAGTTGGGATGAACTACAAAAAAGCTTGGACACATATTAAAATATTACAAGAATACATTGATGATGAATTAGTAATAGTAAACAAAGGTAGAAGTAGCGGTGGAACTGTATTAACACCAAAAGCTAAAGAGCTTGTAGAAAACTTTAAGAAGTTTAGAAAAGAAGTAAGAGAGTTTTCTGAACAAAAATTTGAAGAACTTTTTAAAGAAAAAGATGAAGATATTATTCAATGTGTGAAAGATAATGAAAATGTATAA
- a CDS encoding cysteine desulfurase, translating into MYKLNYIQYPKVEDISFLANNALETLKNNDLVEEEISLLKKEFDFSSLYSFRFSDDGILALMLKLKGKILVSKGESQAIIDAAIRYKNLGFDLEFISIKKDGTLDYEEIKKADYIFISPYIIDTYVNIDFNIVKERTDAVVISNISAMPSFRDCDVAILDSYKLTGYSFSSILLHNDLFEEQYLAQIDTVSIFEINKAIKRFSPNIKLKEKFKTLLVNEFKEDIHFFVDSDKTLPYTLHFGLKNIKAREIIRTLALSNIFVTNGEGCSLGLSKPSRIIQEMGYEESESRWALSLSFFQDLDEDEIEKIVKMISKKYRQIRMLND; encoded by the coding sequence ATGTATAAATTAAACTATATTCAATATCCAAAAGTTGAAGATATATCTTTTTTGGCTAATAATGCTTTAGAAACACTAAAAAACAATGATTTAGTAGAAGAAGAGATAAGCTTATTAAAAAAAGAGTTTGACTTTAGCTCTTTATATTCATTTAGATTTAGTGATGATGGTATTTTAGCTTTAATGTTAAAGTTAAAAGGAAAAATCTTAGTATCAAAAGGTGAGAGTCAAGCTATTATTGATGCAGCAATAAGATACAAAAATCTTGGTTTTGATTTAGAGTTTATATCTATTAAAAAAGATGGAACACTTGATTATGAAGAGATTAAAAAAGCCGATTATATATTTATCTCTCCTTATATTATTGATACTTATGTAAATATTGATTTTAATATAGTAAAAGAGAGAACTGATGCCGTAGTTATATCAAATATTAGTGCGATGCCATCTTTTAGAGATTGTGATGTGGCAATTTTAGATTCTTATAAACTTACAGGATATAGTTTTTCTTCAATATTACTTCACAATGATTTATTTGAGGAACAATATTTAGCTCAAATTGATACAGTTTCAATATTTGAAATAAATAAAGCAATAAAAAGATTTTCTCCAAATATAAAGTTAAAAGAGAAATTTAAAACCTTATTAGTAAATGAGTTTAAAGAAGATATACACTTCTTTGTAGATTCAGATAAAACTTTACCTTATACTTTGCATTTTGGATTAAAAAATATTAAAGCAAGGGAGATTATAAGAACTTTGGCTTTAAGTAATATATTTGTTACAAATGGGGAAGGGTGCTCTTTAGGTTTATCAAAACCTTCAAGAATAATCCAAGAGATGGGTTATGAAGAATCTGAATCAAGATGGGCTTTATCTCTTAGCTTTTTCCAAGATTTAGATGAAGATGAAATAGAAAAAATAGTAAAAATGATTTCAAAAAAATATAGACAAATAAGGATGTTAAATGATTAA
- a CDS encoding molybdopterin molybdotransferase MoeA, with amino-acid sequence MIKQYLDFDIALSKALKYANSTYFTEIVNIEDSLERIISNDIVCVKNLPSFNNSAMDGFAIKASDAGKTLKVKKVIFAGDSVESCLEENECYKIMTGAKVPSDADTIIPIEDVVSFENDEVTIKKEVKKGSCLRVKGEEKALDEILFKKGEQVTSSKIAVLASQGITKIKVYKKLSIAVVSTGNELKEPWEFASEDEIYNCNSYALISLLNEKGFDATYTGVVPDNLEESITFVKNLSSYDVVITTGGISMGDADFVGRAFLENGLETIFHGVNIKPGRPIMMGKMNNTFVMCLPGNPLTAMVNMHLFALPVLNKIQGARNIYHDITLAVNKQKFNTKQGRVNVVLGSCDKGEFKVTRNNKYGSGMITVLDESNCIVVTNPERFETNEDEMVVVIKFNCSYLEEQTNIFN; translated from the coding sequence ATGATTAAACAATATTTAGATTTTGATATTGCTCTTTCAAAGGCATTAAAATATGCTAATTCTACATATTTTACTGAAATAGTCAACATTGAAGATTCTTTAGAGAGAATAATTTCAAATGATATTGTATGTGTAAAAAACTTGCCATCTTTTAATAATTCAGCAATGGATGGTTTTGCCATAAAAGCAAGTGATGCAGGTAAAACTTTAAAAGTAAAAAAAGTGATTTTTGCAGGAGATAGTGTAGAGTCTTGTTTAGAAGAAAATGAGTGTTATAAGATTATGACTGGGGCAAAAGTTCCAAGTGACGCAGATACTATTATTCCTATTGAAGATGTTGTATCTTTTGAAAATGATGAAGTAACAATCAAAAAAGAAGTTAAAAAAGGTTCATGCCTAAGAGTAAAAGGTGAAGAGAAAGCACTTGATGAAATCTTATTTAAAAAGGGTGAACAAGTAACTTCAAGTAAGATTGCAGTATTGGCAAGTCAAGGTATAACTAAAATCAAAGTATACAAAAAACTTTCAATTGCAGTTGTGTCTACAGGAAATGAATTAAAAGAACCTTGGGAATTTGCAAGTGAAGATGAGATTTATAATTGTAACTCATATGCTTTAATCTCTTTGTTAAATGAAAAAGGTTTTGATGCTACTTATACAGGTGTAGTTCCTGATAATTTGGAAGAATCAATTACTTTTGTTAAAAATTTATCATCATATGATGTTGTGATTACAACTGGTGGTATATCTATGGGAGATGCAGATTTTGTAGGACGAGCTTTTTTAGAAAATGGTTTAGAAACTATTTTCCATGGAGTAAACATAAAACCAGGGCGACCTATTATGATGGGAAAAATGAATAATACCTTTGTAATGTGTTTACCGGGTAATCCTTTAACAGCAATGGTAAATATGCATCTATTTGCACTTCCTGTTTTAAATAAAATTCAAGGAGCTAGAAATATCTATCATGATATTACACTTGCTGTTAATAAGCAAAAGTTTAATACTAAACAAGGACGAGTGAATGTAGTTCTTGGATCTTGTGATAAAGGAGAATTTAAAGTTACAAGAAACAATAAATATGGTTCAGGAATGATTACTGTTTTAGACGAGAGTAATTGTATTGTTGTCACTAATCCAGAAAGATTTGAAACAAATGAAGATGAAATGGTTGTTGTGATTAAATTTAATTGTTCTTATTTGGAAGAGCAAACAAATATATTTAATTAA
- the wtpA gene encoding tungstate ABC transporter substrate-binding protein WtpA: protein MFKKTLVTLGLSAVVASSLLAKEKVVVFHAGSLSVPFAAIEKAFETKYPEYDVQREASGSRAAARKISEIGRAADVMASADYKVIDNLLIPKDAKFNAQFATNEMAIAYTPHSKFADEINEKNWPEIFLRDGVKVGHSNPNMDPCGYRSVLVTKLAEDYYKMPGFYEKLFGYGESYKVGEENKDKVIVRPKETDLLGLIEAKAYDYLYIYKSVAEQHGLKYITLPKAVSLKDNENAAFYKTASFKIDGKKPGQFITKTGGAMVYGITVAENKKSPTTKDGAVKFVNFVLSPEGQEIMKKNGQGVISPAIITGDASIIGK, encoded by the coding sequence ATGTTTAAAAAGACATTAGTAACATTAGGTTTAAGTGCAGTTGTTGCATCAAGTTTATTAGCAAAAGAAAAAGTTGTAGTATTTCATGCAGGTTCTTTATCAGTTCCTTTTGCAGCTATTGAAAAAGCATTTGAAACAAAATATCCAGAATATGATGTACAAAGAGAAGCTTCAGGTTCAAGAGCAGCAGCAAGAAAAATCTCAGAAATTGGAAGAGCTGCAGATGTTATGGCTAGTGCTGATTATAAAGTAATTGATAACTTATTAATCCCAAAAGATGCAAAATTTAATGCGCAATTTGCAACAAATGAGATGGCTATTGCTTACACTCCACACTCAAAATTTGCAGATGAAATAAATGAAAAAAATTGGCCAGAAATTTTCCTAAGAGATGGTGTAAAAGTTGGTCACTCAAACCCAAATATGGATCCTTGTGGATATAGATCTGTTTTAGTTACTAAGTTAGCAGAAGATTACTACAAAATGCCAGGTTTCTATGAAAAGCTATTTGGATATGGTGAATCATATAAAGTTGGTGAAGAAAACAAAGATAAAGTAATAGTAAGACCAAAAGAGACTGACCTTTTAGGACTTATTGAAGCTAAAGCTTATGATTATCTATATATCTACAAATCAGTTGCTGAGCAACATGGTTTAAAATATATTACTTTACCAAAAGCAGTATCTTTAAAAGACAATGAAAATGCAGCTTTTTATAAAACGGCTAGTTTTAAAATTGATGGTAAAAAACCAGGTCAATTTATAACTAAAACTGGTGGAGCAATGGTTTATGGTATTACTGTTGCAGAAAATAAAAAATCTCCAACAACAAAAGATGGTGCAGTTAAATTCGTAAACTTTGTGTTATCTCCTGAAGGGCAAGAGATTATGAAGAAAAATGGTCAAGGTGTAATTTCACCTGCTATTATTACTGGTGACGCATCAATTATTGGTAAATAA
- a CDS encoding ATP-binding cassette domain-containing protein, which produces MGYLNIENLSSRVDDFLLDNINLNIEKNEYFVLLGQSGSGKTRLLETIAGLNDCEGSIKYKNEEISNLASEKRDIGFVYQDFALFPNLNVEKNIKFSSKYKTIENEKELFEDIVDFLKLGHLLSRETRDLSGGEKQRVAIARALYSRPKILLLDEPLSAIDPTFRNSIMKSLKDMHKRYDLTTIHVTHNFREASYLADKIAIIMDGKVQQIGNAEDVLNHPDNIDVAKFLGFKNIFPTTILDSEMKKRFFSIDPNTILVSKDKDLNTEYVFDAEIEECMGVVDHYKLFVNVLGHQFFIKILKRDYEGCYSNSGKIIKIGFNKKDISFI; this is translated from the coding sequence ATGGGTTATTTAAATATTGAAAACTTATCAAGCAGAGTCGATGACTTTTTGCTTGATAATATAAATTTAAACATAGAGAAAAATGAATATTTTGTACTTTTAGGTCAAAGTGGTAGTGGGAAAACAAGACTTTTAGAAACTATTGCTGGACTTAATGATTGTGAAGGGAGTATAAAATATAAAAATGAAGAGATATCAAATCTAGCATCAGAGAAAAGAGATATTGGTTTTGTATATCAAGATTTTGCATTATTTCCTAATTTGAATGTAGAAAAAAATATAAAGTTTTCATCAAAATATAAAACAATAGAGAATGAAAAAGAGCTTTTTGAAGATATTGTAGATTTTCTAAAACTTGGACACCTTTTAAGTAGAGAAACAAGAGATTTAAGTGGTGGAGAAAAGCAAAGAGTTGCAATAGCTAGGGCCTTATATTCTAGACCAAAAATTTTACTTCTAGATGAGCCTTTAAGTGCTATTGATCCAACTTTTAGAAACTCTATTATGAAAAGTTTGAAAGATATGCATAAAAGATATGATTTGACAACTATTCATGTTACTCATAATTTTAGAGAAGCTTCATATCTTGCAGACAAAATTGCAATTATTATGGATGGTAAAGTTCAGCAAATAGGTAATGCTGAAGATGTTTTAAATCATCCTGATAATATAGATGTTGCAAAATTTTTAGGGTTTAAAAATATTTTTCCTACAACAATACTTGATTCTGAAATGAAAAAAAGATTTTTCAGTATAGATCCAAATACAATTTTGGTTTCAAAAGATAAAGATTTAAATACTGAATATGTATTTGATGCTGAAATTGAAGAGTGTATGGGAGTTGTTGATCATTATAAACTTTTTGTAAATGTTCTTGGTCATCAATTTTTTATAAAGATTTTAAAAAGAGATTATGAAGGTTGCTACTCAAATAGTGGCAAAATAATTAAAATAGGATTCAATAAAAAGGATATAAGTTTTATATGA
- a CDS encoding ABC transporter permease, whose translation MRSKSFNVTLIVLGFIIVFFLSVPILKMFLGVGSEKLLETIKDAEVLDSIWLTMKVSAWAMIFVLFTGLPLAYLIARYDFYGRSFIEALVDIPIMIPHTAAGIALLTTFNDTLLGDFFKFFGIEFVGTEYGIMIAMMFLSAPFLINSAKDGFRKVDVKLEKVARTLGANPISVFFRITIPNAKKDIINGALMMWSRGLGEFGAVVILVYHPMTTPVLIFDRFNSYGLSFSAPVAAVIIAFSVVVFLIVRFITGKLK comes from the coding sequence ATGAGAAGTAAATCGTTTAATGTAACTTTGATTGTATTAGGTTTTATTATTGTTTTTTTCCTAAGTGTTCCTATTTTAAAAATGTTTTTGGGAGTTGGAAGTGAAAAGCTTTTGGAAACTATAAAAGATGCGGAAGTTTTAGATTCAATTTGGCTTACTATGAAAGTATCAGCTTGGGCAATGATTTTTGTATTATTTACTGGTTTACCTTTGGCATATTTAATAGCTAGATATGATTTTTATGGAAGAAGCTTTATAGAAGCTTTAGTTGATATTCCTATTATGATTCCACATACTGCTGCTGGTATTGCTTTGTTAACTACATTTAATGATACTTTGCTAGGAGATTTTTTTAAATTTTTTGGTATTGAGTTTGTAGGAACAGAATATGGAATTATGATAGCGATGATGTTTTTATCTGCACCTTTTTTAATTAATTCAGCAAAAGATGGCTTTAGAAAGGTTGATGTTAAGTTAGAAAAAGTAGCTAGAACATTGGGAGCTAATCCAATATCTGTATTTTTTAGAATAACTATTCCAAATGCTAAAAAGGACATTATAAATGGTGCTTTAATGATGTGGAGTAGGGGACTTGGTGAGTTTGGAGCGGTTGTTATTTTAGTTTATCATCCAATGACTACACCTGTTCTTATTTTTGATAGATTTAACTCTTATGGATTAAGCTTTTCAGCACCAGTTGCAGCTGTAATAATAGCATTTTCTGTAGTTGTATTTTTAATAGTTAGATTTATTACAGGAAAATTAAAATAA
- a CDS encoding substrate-binding domain-containing protein, giving the protein MIKKTLVTLGLSAVLASSIFADDLMMATTTSTDNTGLLDYLAPKFQKDTGTTLKWVATGTGKALKMGGNCDVDILFVHAPASEKKFVGTGYGVNRKQVMYNDFVIVGPKKDPASVAGMTPSAALKQIGEKEANFFSRGDNSGTNKKEISLWKSAIEKAPEKDAWYVQTGQGMLRTINMAAEKDGYTMTDRGTWIKYQSQKGDENTMKIVVEGDKSLFNQYSVITINKEKCSNVKPELATKFTNWIVSPETQKFIADFRLLDKALFIPNADK; this is encoded by the coding sequence ATGATTAAAAAAACATTAGTAACATTAGGATTAAGTGCTGTATTAGCATCAAGTATTTTTGCAGATGATTTAATGATGGCAACTACAACAAGTACAGACAACACTGGTCTTTTAGATTATTTAGCACCAAAATTTCAAAAAGATACTGGAACAACTTTAAAATGGGTTGCAACAGGAACAGGAAAAGCACTAAAAATGGGTGGAAATTGTGATGTTGATATCCTTTTTGTACACGCTCCAGCAAGTGAGAAAAAGTTTGTAGGAACTGGTTATGGTGTAAACAGAAAACAAGTTATGTATAATGATTTTGTTATTGTTGGACCTAAAAAAGATCCTGCAAGTGTAGCTGGTATGACTCCAAGTGCAGCATTAAAACAAATTGGAGAAAAAGAAGCTAACTTCTTCTCAAGAGGTGATAACTCAGGAACTAACAAAAAAGAGATCTCTTTATGGAAAAGTGCAATTGAAAAAGCTCCAGAAAAAGATGCTTGGTATGTTCAAACTGGTCAAGGTATGTTAAGAACAATTAATATGGCAGCAGAAAAAGATGGTTATACTATGACAGATAGAGGAACTTGGATTAAATACCAATCACAAAAAGGTGATGAGAATACTATGAAAATTGTAGTTGAAGGTGATAAATCTTTATTTAATCAATACTCAGTTATTACAATCAATAAAGAAAAATGTTCAAATGTTAAACCTGAATTAGCAACAAAATTTACAAACTGGATTGTAAGTCCTGAGACTCAAAAATTTATTGCTGATTTTAGATTATTAGATAAAGCATTATTTATTCCAAACGCAGATAAATAA
- a CDS encoding ABC transporter permease has translation MNLFTDGFNEAIKLLASGDDSVYSAISTTLVVSSWSLLISLLIGLPLGFFLGYYNFPGKSIIRTIVDTLLALPTVVIGLIAYTMLSQVGPFGSFGLLFTQKAIIIGQIVLGLPIIIALTATQVESVDKRLYISLKGLGASSKQILTATLIEARFGLMTAAMTAYGRIMTEIGISMMVGGNIKYHTRTITTAIALETGKGEFVTGIALGLVLITIALMINISLSILRRKWNQ, from the coding sequence ATGAATCTATTTACCGATGGTTTCAATGAAGCGATAAAATTACTTGCATCAGGTGATGATAGTGTTTATTCAGCTATTTCTACAACTCTTGTAGTTTCATCTTGGTCATTGTTAATTAGTTTATTAATAGGGCTTCCTTTAGGATTTTTTCTGGGATATTATAATTTCCCTGGAAAATCTATAATAAGAACTATAGTAGATACATTGTTAGCATTGCCCACTGTTGTAATTGGGCTAATAGCTTATACAATGTTATCGCAAGTTGGACCTTTTGGTAGTTTTGGTTTACTTTTTACCCAAAAAGCAATAATAATAGGTCAGATTGTTTTAGGTTTGCCTATTATTATTGCATTAACAGCAACACAAGTTGAATCAGTAGATAAAAGACTTTATATATCTTTAAAAGGTTTAGGAGCAAGCTCAAAACAAATATTAACAGCAACTTTAATTGAAGCAAGATTTGGTCTTATGACAGCAGCAATGACTGCTTATGGAAGAATTATGACAGAGATTGGTATTTCAATGATGGTTGGAGGAAATATCAAATATCATACTAGAACAATTACAACAGCAATTGCCCTTGAAACAGGGAAAGGGGAATTTGTTACTGGAATTGCTTTAGGATTAGTTTTAATTACAATTGCACTTATGATAAATATATCTTTATCAATACTTAGAAGAAAATGGAATCAATAA